The following are encoded together in the Diachasmimorpha longicaudata isolate KC_UGA_2023 chromosome 3, iyDiaLong2, whole genome shotgun sequence genome:
- the LOC135160853 gene encoding multivesicular body subunit 12B — MALLKMNSKKWVSVSGFSSLLPDDRPITAISVVEDIEKCPPNFTVVSKTYDQDIDADLWRESGLFIRRKGRYICHSKTEGVPNYVVQEITVINERETPPDGFSMIPQTIDTDQKAWRKRQVCYKLRNRDACSTAVTDIIVCSRMKKGPTGFTYAGEINGVVICYKTSQIVNADSSSQSYENINVLQNVSPNPSNGVPHRVPPVRPPKPKFSPKPQNGIYPQVPATTTIKKDIDESLDRDYEVLSPSARIKPTRPAPQPPMSSQMGSVPMYGTLPGSSDLDGVPFVLNRLLSFRSDSGFNIPVIKLRTRRELDKEYYYDFRAERET; from the exons ATGGCGCTTCTGAAGATGAATTCCAAGAAGTGGGTATCGGTGTCTGGTTTTTCCTCACTACTTCCGGATGACAGGCCAATAACGGCGATCAGTGTCGTAGAGGATATCGAGAAATGTCCACCAAATTTTACTGTC GTGTCGAAAACCTACGATCAAGACATTGATGCTGATCTCTGGCGAGAGAGTGGTCTCTTTATACGGAGAAAAGGTAGATACATATGTCACTCCAAAACCGAAGGAGTACCGAACTACGTGGTTCAGGAAATAACGGTTATCAATGAGAGGGAAACCCCACCAGATGGCTTCAGTATGATTCCTCAGACCATAGACACCG ATCAAAAGGCATGGAGGAAACGACAGGTGTGCTATAAGCTGAGGAATAGGGATGCTTGCTCAACCGCCGTGACGGATATAATCGTGTGCAGTCGAATGAAGAAAGGACCCACTGGGTTCACCTATGCGgg GGAGATCAACGGAGTCGTCATCTGCTATAAGACTAGCCAAATTGTAAATGCAGACTCGAGCTCGCAGTCGTACGAAAATATAAA TGTATTACAAAATGTATCGCCGAATCCGTCAAACGGAGTACCTCATCGAGTGCCACCAGTGCGACCGCCGAAACCAAAATTCTCCCCCAAACCACAGAATGGCATCTATCCACAGGTGCCCGCAActacaacaataaaaaaagatattgACGAATCGTTGGACCGTGATTACGAAGTACTCAGTCCAAGTGCAAGAATCAAACCCACTAGACCAGCACCTCAACCTCCAATGTCTTCCCAAATGGGCTCTGTGCCCATGTATGGCACACTACCAGGATCATCTGATCTTGATGGTGTTCCCTTTGTGCTCAATCGTCTTCTGAGCTTTCGGAGTGACTCCGGATTT AACATTCCGGTAATTAAGCTGCGCACTCGTCGTGAATTAGATAAAGAG TATTATTACGACTTTCGTGCCGAACGAGagacctaa
- the LOC135160244 gene encoding uncharacterized protein LOC135160244 codes for MDTGLVKIVLWSHFARIFLPLHVEYFSGINWLIIFGDIYHLFTCLPSASPRNTRPTSQSRRISSLSFRRKSYGGLSRFLFISNILIVEHKYRRLSVRDKKSLATILLLL; via the exons ATGGACACAGGTTTGGTGAAAATAGTTTTGTGGAGTCATTTCGCCCGCATATTCCTACCGCTTCACGTGGAGTATTTCTCGGGTATCAATTGGTTGATAATTTTCGGGgatatttatcatttattcacATGTTTGCCAAGTGCTTCCCCAAGAAATACTCGTCCGACGAGTCAGAGTCGGCG aatTTCGTCACTGTCTTTCAGACGAAAATCTTACGGTGGCTTATCtcgttttttattcatttctaaTATCCTGATTGTTGAGCACAAATATCGTAGGTTATCAGTCAGAGATAAAAAAAGTCTTGCCacgattttattattgttataa